In one window of Streptomyces griseus subsp. griseus DNA:
- a CDS encoding acyl-CoA dehydrogenase: MDLVYTEAEEEFRGRLREWLAAVLPGLPPKPSPDDWPARRAHDTSWQRMLYDAGYAGLHWPVDAGGRGATPTQHLIFLEETEKAGAPYVGANFVGLLHAGPTIAAEGTAEQRARWLPPVLRGDEIWCQGFSEPEAGSDLAALRTRAVRDGDDYVVSGQKIWTSHAEVADWCELLVRTDPGAPKHRGISWLAMPMDAPGITVRPLRTLAGSTEFAEVFLDEVRVPVRNRVGAENDGWRVTMVTLSFERGTAFVGEVVACRRTLAAVAAEARRNGRWDDAVLRRRLGRLNAEFRALWRLTQGNVGESERTGGVPGIGGSVFKLRYSGLRQELYEAAAEALGAGGAFDLDREWALDRLSSLSYTIAAGTSQIQRNIVAERILGLPKGR, translated from the coding sequence GTGGATCTCGTGTACACGGAGGCCGAGGAGGAGTTCCGGGGCCGGCTGCGGGAGTGGCTGGCCGCGGTCCTCCCCGGCCTGCCCCCGAAGCCCTCGCCCGACGACTGGCCCGCGCGCCGGGCCCACGACACGTCCTGGCAGCGGATGCTGTACGACGCCGGGTACGCGGGCCTGCACTGGCCGGTGGACGCGGGCGGGCGGGGCGCCACCCCGACGCAGCACCTGATCTTCCTGGAGGAGACGGAGAAGGCCGGGGCGCCCTATGTCGGGGCGAACTTCGTCGGGCTGCTGCACGCGGGCCCGACCATCGCGGCCGAGGGCACGGCCGAGCAGCGGGCCCGCTGGCTGCCGCCGGTGCTGCGCGGGGACGAGATCTGGTGCCAGGGGTTCAGCGAGCCGGAGGCGGGATCGGACCTGGCCGCGCTGCGGACGCGGGCGGTGCGCGACGGGGACGACTACGTGGTGAGCGGCCAGAAGATCTGGACCTCGCACGCGGAGGTGGCCGACTGGTGCGAACTGCTGGTGCGGACGGACCCGGGGGCGCCGAAGCACCGGGGGATCAGCTGGCTGGCGATGCCGATGGACGCGCCCGGGATCACGGTCCGGCCGCTGCGGACGCTGGCCGGGTCCACCGAGTTCGCCGAGGTGTTCCTCGACGAGGTCCGGGTGCCGGTACGGAACCGGGTCGGGGCCGAGAACGACGGCTGGCGGGTCACCATGGTCACCCTCTCCTTCGAGCGCGGTACGGCCTTCGTCGGCGAGGTCGTCGCCTGCCGCCGCACCCTGGCGGCCGTGGCCGCCGAGGCCCGCCGCAACGGCCGGTGGGACGACGCGGTGCTGCGGCGGAGGCTCGGCCGCCTGAACGCCGAGTTCCGGGCCCTGTGGCGGCTGACCCAGGGGAACGTGGGGGAGTCGGAGCGTACGGGCGGGGTGCCCGGCATCGGCGGCTCGGTCTTCAAGCTGCGGTACTCCGGACTCCGCCAGGAGCTGTACGAGGCGGCGGCGGAGGCCCTGGGGGCGGGTGGCGCCTTCGACCTGGACCGGGAATGGGCCCTGGACCGGCTCTCCTCCCTCTCGTACACGATCGCCGCCGGCACCTCGCAGATCCAGCGGAACATCGTCGCCGAGCGCATCCTCGGCCTCCCGAAAGGGCGCTGA
- a CDS encoding acyl-CoA dehydrogenase family protein — MDLQLSDDQRALRSGMRDLLGAVFDRDRLRAAVERGGGVDRGLWRELGAAGLFALRLPEEAGGVGLGLPEAVLLFEEAGRALLPGPLVATHLAAGLVKGAAEGEAVVTAAEGGDRPVADLVGADAVLVAGGAGVVAGEELKALVAGARPVRSMDPLTPLHRVEARRRAEGAFAPLHRVEEHPAGAGPGEAYPGALRHAGALLTAAEQLGSAARTTEMAVQHAGAREQFGSLIGSFQAVKHLCADMLTRTEPARSALYAAALTGDPVEIAAAKLLADEAAVRNARDCLQIHGGMGFTWEADVHLHLKRAWLRAARWLTAAEAEELLAADLGPVQPLYSGSAAGGGRAGEAEGAG; from the coding sequence ATGGACCTCCAGCTCTCGGACGACCAGCGGGCCCTGCGATCCGGCATGCGCGACCTGCTCGGCGCGGTGTTCGACCGGGACCGGCTGCGGGCGGCGGTGGAGCGGGGTGGCGGGGTGGACCGGGGGCTGTGGCGGGAGCTGGGGGCGGCGGGCCTCTTCGCGCTGCGGCTGCCGGAGGAGGCGGGCGGGGTCGGGCTCGGCCTGCCGGAGGCGGTGCTGCTCTTCGAGGAGGCGGGCCGGGCACTGCTGCCCGGGCCCCTGGTGGCCACACACCTGGCGGCGGGGCTGGTGAAGGGGGCCGCGGAGGGGGAGGCGGTGGTGACGGCCGCGGAGGGCGGCGACCGGCCGGTGGCGGACCTGGTGGGCGCGGACGCGGTGCTGGTGGCGGGGGGTGCCGGGGTGGTCGCGGGGGAGGAGCTGAAGGCGTTGGTGGCGGGGGCTCGGCCCGTACGGTCGATGGATCCGCTCACGCCGTTGCACCGAGTGGAGGCGCGCCGGCGCGCGGAGGGGGCGTTCGCGCCGCTGCACCGCGTGGAGGAGCACCCGGCGGGTGCGGGCCCCGGTGAGGCGTACCCCGGCGCACTTCGCCACGCAGGCGCGCTTCTCACTGCTGCCGAACAGCTCGGGAGCGCCGCGCGCACCACCGAAATGGCCGTTCAACACGCCGGTGCGCGCGAACAGTTCGGTTCGCTCATCGGTTCGTTCCAGGCGGTCAAACATCTCTGCGCCGACATGCTCACCCGCACCGAACCGGCCCGCAGTGCGCTGTACGCGGCCGCGCTGACCGGCGACCCGGTGGAGATCGCGGCGGCCAAGCTGCTCGCCGACGAGGCGGCCGTACGTAACGCACGGGACTGCCTCCAGATCCACGGCGGTATGGGTTTCACCTGGGAGGCAGATGTTCACCTCCACCTGAAACGGGCCTGGCTCAGGGCCGCCCGCTGGCTCACGGCGGCGGAGGCGGAGGAGCTTCTGGCCGCCGATCTGGGCCCCGTACAGCCGCTGTACAGCGGTTCAGCAGCAGGTGGAGGACGGGCCGGTGAAGCAGAGGGCGCAGGGTGA
- a CDS encoding ATP-binding protein, translating to MQVLQVQLEVGPDPAEVGRARRWARSRLVGSGIGDDEPLAETLILLISELVTNAVVHTGCPAVLRMLFGGGGGAGGAGTVRVEVADASDRPPLQRHAEGEDTNGRGLELVDGLADRWGWQPEGAGKQIWCEVDRSAPVAGREAPPKVVVQGGEVCEPPSRVFTNATGLV from the coding sequence GTGCAGGTGCTTCAGGTTCAGCTGGAGGTCGGTCCGGATCCCGCAGAGGTGGGGCGGGCCCGTAGATGGGCGCGGTCGCGTCTGGTCGGTTCCGGGATAGGGGATGACGAGCCGCTCGCGGAGACGCTCATCCTGCTGATCTCGGAGCTGGTCACCAACGCGGTCGTCCACACGGGCTGCCCCGCCGTGCTGCGGATGCTGTTCGGCGGGGGCGGCGGTGCCGGCGGGGCCGGGACCGTGCGGGTGGAGGTCGCCGACGCCAGCGACCGCCCGCCGCTCCAGCGCCACGCGGAGGGCGAGGACACCAACGGGCGCGGCCTGGAGCTGGTGGACGGCCTCGCGGACCGCTGGGGCTGGCAGCCGGAGGGCGCCGGGAAGCAGATCTGGTGCGAGGTGGACCGGAGCGCTCCGGTGGCGGGCCGGGAGGCGCCGCCGAAGGTCGTCGTGCAGGGCGGCGAGGTGTGCGAGCCGCCCTCCCGCGTCTTCACCAACGCGACCGGCCTGGTCTGA
- a CDS encoding cyclase family protein, translating to MSLPAEFHELAKRVNNWGRWGEADERGTLNLITDAVVREAVTAVRSGRRVPLALQLRHGGVQSGLIPGRIDPLHTMVQINQEMFGPGTVATSDDTVTMGLQAATHWDALTHASHSGRIYNGRPADTITAHTGAQFSSIATVEHVVSRGVLLDVARALGVDRLDGAHAVTPEDLEAAEEFGGVRVRAGDVVLVRTGQVQVVLAGDRHAYGYPSPGLSVRTPEWFHARDVAAVANDTLTFEIFPPEIEDLWLPVHALHLVEMGMLQGQNWELEALSTACAEERRYAFLLTAAPEPFTGATGSPVAPVAVL from the coding sequence ATGTCCCTGCCGGCCGAGTTCCACGAACTCGCCAAGCGCGTGAACAACTGGGGGCGCTGGGGCGAGGCCGACGAGCGCGGGACGCTCAACCTGATCACCGACGCCGTCGTACGGGAGGCCGTCACCGCCGTCCGGAGCGGTCGGCGCGTACCGCTCGCGCTGCAGCTCCGGCACGGCGGCGTACAGAGCGGGTTGATCCCGGGGCGGATCGACCCGCTGCACACGATGGTCCAGATCAACCAGGAGATGTTCGGCCCGGGGACCGTCGCCACCAGCGACGACACCGTCACCATGGGGCTCCAGGCTGCCACCCACTGGGACGCCCTGACCCATGCGTCGCACAGTGGGCGGATCTACAACGGCCGCCCCGCGGACACCATCACGGCGCACACCGGCGCGCAGTTCTCGTCGATCGCCACCGTGGAGCACGTGGTGTCACGGGGGGTGCTTCTCGATGTCGCGCGCGCCCTGGGTGTGGACCGGCTGGACGGCGCGCACGCCGTCACGCCGGAGGACCTGGAGGCCGCCGAGGAGTTCGGAGGCGTTCGCGTACGGGCCGGGGACGTCGTCCTCGTACGGACAGGGCAGGTGCAGGTCGTCCTGGCCGGGGACCGGCACGCGTACGGCTACCCGTCGCCCGGGCTGTCCGTGCGCACGCCCGAGTGGTTCCACGCCCGGGACGTGGCGGCGGTCGCCAACGACACCCTGACCTTCGAGATCTTCCCGCCGGAGATCGAGGACCTGTGGCTGCCCGTGCACGCGCTCCACCTCGTCGAGATGGGCATGCTCCAGGGCCAGAACTGGGAGCTGGAGGCGCTCTCCACGGCCTGCGCGGAGGAGCGGCGGTACGCCTTTCTCCTCACCGCCGCGCCGGAGCCGTTCACCGGGGCCACCGGATCTCCGGTCGCCCCGGTCGCGGTGCTGTGA
- a CDS encoding SDR family oxidoreductase, with the protein MGNFLAGKVVAVTGAGRGIGRAVALAAAAEGARVVVNDYGVSVEGAEPTSEIARAVVEEIGAAGGSAVAVADDISTMAGGRRIVDTALAEYGRLDGVVCVAGILRERMLFNMSEEEWDPVLATHLKGTFTVFRAASAVMRKQEGGGTLIGFTSGNHQGSISQANYSAAKGGIISLVRSAALGLHRYGVTANAVAPVARTRMSAGVPMELSEIGEPEDVAALVVYLLSERARAERITGQVYTIAGPKIAVWAQPRELRAAYGESSWTPERIADFLPGTVGVDPMPMLARVEEMASAARSGSRPNAPSGPSGD; encoded by the coding sequence ATGGGGAACTTCTTGGCAGGCAAGGTGGTCGCCGTCACGGGTGCCGGCCGGGGCATCGGACGGGCGGTCGCGCTCGCCGCGGCGGCGGAGGGGGCGCGGGTCGTCGTCAACGACTACGGCGTCTCGGTGGAGGGGGCCGAGCCCACCAGCGAGATCGCCCGGGCCGTGGTCGAGGAGATCGGGGCGGCGGGCGGCTCGGCGGTCGCGGTGGCCGACGACATCTCCACGATGGCGGGCGGGCGGCGGATCGTGGACACGGCGCTCGCGGAGTACGGCCGACTCGACGGGGTCGTGTGCGTGGCCGGGATCCTGCGGGAGCGGATGCTGTTCAACATGTCCGAGGAGGAGTGGGACCCGGTCCTCGCGACGCACCTGAAGGGCACCTTCACGGTCTTCCGGGCCGCCTCGGCGGTGATGCGGAAGCAGGAGGGCGGGGGCACGCTGATCGGCTTCACCAGCGGCAACCATCAGGGGAGCATCTCCCAGGCCAACTACAGCGCGGCGAAAGGCGGGATCATCTCGCTGGTCCGCAGCGCGGCGCTGGGCCTGCACCGGTACGGGGTGACGGCCAACGCGGTGGCACCGGTGGCCCGGACCCGGATGTCGGCCGGGGTGCCGATGGAGCTCTCCGAGATCGGCGAGCCGGAGGACGTGGCGGCGCTGGTGGTCTACCTGCTGAGCGAGCGGGCGCGGGCGGAGCGGATCACCGGCCAGGTGTACACGATCGCCGGCCCCAAGATCGCGGTCTGGGCCCAGCCGAGGGAGCTGCGCGCGGCCTACGGGGAGTCCTCGTGGACCCCGGAACGCATCGCGGACTTCCTGCCGGGGACGGTGGGGGTGGACCCGATGCCGATGCTGGCGCGGGTGGAGGAGATGGCCTCGGCGGCCCGGTCCGGCTCCCGCCCGAACGCGCCCTCCGGCCCGTCCGGCGATTGA
- a CDS encoding acyl-CoA dehydrogenase family protein → MDFGFTEDDHTFRTHARTWLNTHLTDAPTPHAWERALGQAGWIGIGWPPGKDGRTYGNHPAPLTRQVIWAEEYARSTAPPRLGHIGENLLAPTLIAYGTEEQRQRHLPPIARGETFWCQGYSEPDAGSDLAGIRTTATPDTTGGHTVTGQKIWTSLAQDADWCFVLARTEPGSTRHHGLSFLLVEMDQPGRIEVRPIRQLTGTSEFNEVFFDGARAAEVVGGEGNGWQVAMGLLALERGVSTLAQQIGFAQELDRVIAAARASGAAEDPVIRARLVRQWAELVTMRRHALRTLGATGGPGAPSVAKLLWGGWHQRLGELALAVAGESGAVGPHPWSPTHPYELTPTQHLFLFTRADTIYGGSDEIQRNIIAERVLGLPREPR, encoded by the coding sequence ATGGACTTCGGGTTCACCGAGGACGACCACACCTTCCGCACCCACGCCCGCACCTGGCTGAACACCCACCTCACCGACGCCCCCACCCCCCACGCGTGGGAACGCGCACTCGGTCAGGCGGGATGGATCGGCATCGGCTGGCCACCCGGCAAGGACGGCCGAACTTACGGCAACCACCCCGCCCCCCTCACCCGACAAGTCATCTGGGCCGAGGAGTACGCCCGCTCCACCGCCCCACCCCGTCTCGGCCACATCGGCGAGAACCTCCTCGCGCCCACCCTCATCGCCTACGGCACCGAGGAGCAGCGCCAGCGCCACCTGCCCCCCATCGCCCGGGGCGAGACCTTCTGGTGCCAGGGGTACAGCGAGCCGGACGCCGGGTCCGACCTCGCCGGCATCCGGACCACCGCCACCCCGGACACCACCGGCGGCCACACCGTCACCGGCCAGAAGATCTGGACCTCCCTCGCCCAGGACGCCGACTGGTGCTTCGTGCTCGCCCGCACCGAACCCGGCTCCACCCGCCACCACGGCCTCTCCTTCCTCCTGGTGGAGATGGACCAGCCGGGCAGGATCGAGGTGCGGCCGATCCGCCAGCTGACGGGGACCAGCGAGTTCAACGAGGTCTTCTTCGACGGGGCCCGGGCCGCCGAGGTGGTCGGCGGGGAGGGCAACGGCTGGCAGGTCGCCATGGGCCTGCTCGCCCTGGAGCGCGGTGTCTCCACCCTCGCCCAACAGATCGGCTTCGCGCAGGAGCTGGACCGGGTGATCGCCGCCGCCCGGGCGAGCGGGGCCGCTGAGGACCCGGTCATCAGAGCCCGCCTCGTACGCCAGTGGGCCGAACTCGTCACCATGCGCCGCCACGCCCTCCGCACTCTCGGCGCCACCGGTGGCCCGGGCGCGCCCAGCGTGGCCAAGCTGCTCTGGGGCGGCTGGCACCAGCGGCTCGGCGAGCTGGCGTTGGCGGTGGCGGGCGAGTCGGGGGCGGTCGGCCCCCACCCCTGGTCACCGACCCACCCGTACGAACTCACCCCCACCCAGCACCTGTTCCTCTTCACCCGGGCCGACACCATCTACGGCGGCTCCGACGAGATCCAGCGGAACATCATCGCCGAGCGGGTGCTCGGCCTACCGAGGGAGCCGAGATGA
- a CDS encoding Zn-dependent alcohol dehydrogenase: protein MRGVVFDGTRTEVVDDLEIRDPGPGEVLVAVAAAGLCHSDLSVIDGTIPFPVPVVLGHEGAGVVEAVGPGVGHVRPGDHVALSTLANCGTCAQCDRGRPTMCRRAIGRPGRPFSRGGRELFQFASNSAFAERTLVRAVQAVKIPADLPLTSAALIGCGVLTGVGAVLNRAKVDRGDTVVVIGTGGIGLNVLQGARLAGALTVVAVDSNPAKEAVARRFGATHFLTSADGVREILPEGADHAFECVGRTELIRQAIDLLDRHGQAVLLGVPAATAEASFTVSSMYLDKSILGCRYGSSRPQRDIALYADLYRQGRLLLDELITETYPVEDFAKAADDAHHGRVARGVLVF, encoded by the coding sequence ATGAGAGGCGTCGTCTTCGACGGCACACGGACCGAGGTCGTCGACGACCTGGAGATACGCGACCCCGGCCCCGGCGAGGTGCTGGTGGCGGTGGCCGCCGCCGGTCTCTGCCACAGCGACCTGTCGGTGATCGACGGCACGATCCCCTTCCCGGTCCCCGTCGTGCTCGGCCACGAGGGGGCGGGCGTCGTGGAGGCGGTCGGCCCCGGCGTCGGCCACGTACGGCCCGGTGATCACGTCGCGCTCTCGACCCTCGCCAACTGCGGGACCTGCGCCCAGTGCGACCGGGGCCGGCCCACCATGTGCCGGCGGGCGATCGGCCGCCCGGGGAGGCCGTTCTCGCGAGGCGGCAGGGAGCTCTTCCAGTTCGCCTCCAACTCGGCCTTCGCGGAACGTACGTTGGTCCGCGCCGTCCAGGCCGTGAAGATCCCCGCCGACCTGCCCCTCACCTCCGCCGCCCTGATCGGCTGTGGGGTCCTCACCGGCGTCGGGGCCGTACTGAACCGGGCGAAGGTCGACCGGGGCGACACCGTCGTGGTCATCGGCACCGGCGGCATCGGCCTCAACGTGCTCCAGGGGGCCCGGCTGGCGGGCGCGCTCACCGTCGTCGCCGTCGACAGCAACCCGGCGAAGGAGGCGGTGGCCCGCCGGTTCGGCGCCACGCACTTCCTGACGAGCGCCGACGGCGTACGGGAGATCCTCCCCGAGGGCGCCGACCACGCCTTCGAGTGCGTCGGCCGCACCGAGCTGATCCGCCAGGCGATCGACCTGCTGGACCGGCACGGCCAGGCCGTCCTGCTCGGCGTACCGGCGGCGACCGCCGAGGCGTCGTTCACCGTCTCCTCGATGTACCTGGACAAGTCGATCCTCGGCTGCCGCTACGGCTCCTCCCGCCCGCAGCGGGACATCGCCCTGTACGCGGACCTCTACCGGCAGGGCCGCCTTCTCCTGGACGAACTCATCACCGAGACCTACCCGGTTGAGGACTTCGCCAAGGCCGCCGACGACGCCCACCACGGCCGGGTGGCCCGGGGAGTCCTGGTCTTCTGA
- a CDS encoding SRPBCC family protein: MPRARAARARTAALLTVPLVAAGVLATAAAPAGAATTTPRPGAPLTCQGKGVDAEALVRARAETVIDAPLSAVWKLQTDVERWPAWQAHVTGVDRLDHGPFRPGSAFRWTTPIPPNPATPATSLDITSTVKQLKPNSCIRWTGPAVGEGLRIDGVHVWSFTKVWGGVLVRTEETHTGEQVDANVPFATEILQQGLDGWLADLKTAAEARSGGHRPC, translated from the coding sequence ATGCCCCGCGCCCGTGCTGCCCGTGCCCGCACCGCCGCTCTCCTCACCGTCCCGCTCGTCGCCGCCGGGGTCCTCGCCACCGCCGCCGCGCCCGCCGGAGCGGCCACCACCACCCCGCGCCCCGGAGCGCCCCTCACCTGCCAGGGCAAGGGCGTCGACGCCGAGGCCCTGGTCCGGGCCCGGGCCGAGACCGTCATCGACGCGCCGCTGAGCGCCGTCTGGAAGCTCCAGACGGACGTGGAGCGCTGGCCCGCCTGGCAGGCCCACGTCACGGGTGTGGACCGGCTGGACCACGGGCCCTTCCGCCCGGGTTCGGCGTTCCGGTGGACGACCCCGATCCCGCCGAACCCGGCGACTCCCGCCACCAGCCTGGACATCACCTCCACCGTCAAGCAGCTGAAGCCCAACTCCTGCATCCGCTGGACCGGTCCCGCCGTCGGTGAGGGGCTGCGCATCGACGGCGTACACGTCTGGAGCTTCACCAAGGTCTGGGGCGGAGTCCTCGTGCGTACCGAGGAGACCCACACCGGCGAACAGGTCGACGCGAACGTCCCCTTCGCGACCGAGATCCTCCAGCAGGGGCTGGATGGCTGGCTGGCCGATCTGAAGACCGCCGCCGAGGCGCGGTCCGGCGGCCACCGCCCGTGCTGA
- a CDS encoding TetR/AcrR family transcriptional regulator translates to MAKPDAATPRERYRAQVRTEIKEHAWEQIATAGASALSLNAIAKQMGVSGPALYRYFAGRDELITELIRDAYRSLADTLRTAAAEGADLSGLAHVLRGWALEDPQRYFLLYGTPVPGYHAPDDTTAISSEIMATLLTACAALTQDAPDAPFAAHLADHRDWAGAHPAPPAALHLAMTFWTRMHGVLSLELAGHFTGMRFDPEQLFAAELESLLRRSA, encoded by the coding sequence ATGGCGAAGCCCGACGCCGCGACCCCGCGCGAGCGCTACCGCGCCCAGGTCCGTACGGAGATCAAGGAACACGCCTGGGAGCAGATCGCCACGGCGGGCGCCTCCGCGCTCTCCCTCAACGCGATCGCCAAACAGATGGGTGTGAGCGGCCCCGCGCTCTACCGCTACTTCGCGGGGCGGGACGAGCTGATCACCGAGCTCATCCGGGACGCGTACCGCAGCCTCGCCGACACCCTGCGGACCGCGGCCGCCGAAGGTGCCGACCTGTCAGGGCTGGCGCACGTGCTGCGCGGCTGGGCGCTGGAGGACCCGCAGCGGTACTTCCTCCTCTACGGCACCCCGGTCCCCGGCTACCACGCGCCCGACGACACCACCGCCATCTCCTCCGAGATCATGGCGACCCTCCTGACCGCCTGCGCGGCACTCACCCAGGACGCCCCGGACGCCCCGTTCGCCGCCCACCTCGCCGACCACCGTGACTGGGCCGGCGCCCACCCCGCCCCGCCCGCCGCCCTGCACCTGGCCATGACCTTCTGGACCCGGATGCACGGGGTCCTCTCCCTGGAGCTGGCGGGCCACTTCACCGGCATGCGCTTCGACCCGGAGCAGCTCTTCGCGGCCGAGCTGGAAAGTCTGCTGCGGCGGAGCGCGTAA
- a CDS encoding GlxA family transcriptional regulator: MPHRVTVLALDGLLPFELGIPDRIFGRSLEPVPGNRGRKLYEVVTCSIRPPGPVRTDSDYAILVEHGPEALATADTVVIPASWELGPVFEEGRLTEELAAALALIRPGTRMVSICTGSYVLAAAGYLDGRPATTHWSSADHFQRTFPQVRVDPDVLFIDDGDVLTSAGVAAGIDLCLHLVRRDHGSAVANEIARRTVVPPHRDGGQAQYIHRPVPEPQFATTTAARAWALGRLDRPILLRDMAHQESMSVRTFTRRFREEVGISPGQWLTQQRVERARHLLESSDLSIDQVARDAGFGTATSLRQHLQAALGVPPTVYRRTFRRASADTP; this comes from the coding sequence ATGCCGCACCGCGTCACTGTCCTGGCCCTGGACGGACTGCTCCCCTTCGAACTGGGCATCCCGGACCGGATCTTCGGCCGCTCCCTGGAGCCCGTACCGGGCAACAGGGGCAGGAAGCTGTACGAGGTCGTGACCTGCTCCATCCGCCCGCCGGGGCCGGTCCGGACCGACTCCGACTACGCGATCCTGGTGGAGCACGGCCCCGAGGCGCTCGCCACCGCCGACACCGTGGTCATCCCCGCCTCCTGGGAACTGGGCCCGGTCTTCGAGGAGGGCAGGCTCACCGAGGAGCTGGCCGCCGCCCTCGCCCTGATCCGGCCGGGCACCCGCATGGTCTCCATCTGCACCGGCAGCTACGTCCTGGCCGCCGCCGGCTACCTGGACGGCCGCCCCGCCACCACCCACTGGTCCTCCGCCGACCACTTCCAGCGCACCTTCCCGCAGGTCCGCGTCGACCCGGACGTCCTGTTCATCGACGACGGCGACGTCCTCACCTCGGCCGGGGTCGCCGCCGGGATCGACCTCTGCCTCCACCTCGTACGCCGCGACCACGGGTCGGCCGTCGCCAACGAGATCGCCCGGCGCACGGTCGTCCCGCCGCACCGGGACGGCGGCCAGGCCCAGTACATCCACCGCCCGGTCCCCGAACCGCAGTTCGCGACCACCACCGCGGCCCGCGCCTGGGCGCTGGGACGCCTCGACCGGCCGATCCTGCTGCGGGACATGGCCCACCAGGAGTCGATGAGCGTACGCACCTTCACCCGCCGCTTCCGGGAGGAGGTGGGCATCAGCCCCGGCCAGTGGCTGACCCAGCAGCGGGTGGAGCGGGCCCGCCACCTGCTGGAGTCCTCGGACCTGTCGATCGACCAGGTGGCCCGCGACGCGGGCTTCGGCACGGCGACCTCCCTGCGCCAGCACCTCCAGGCGGCCCTGGGCGTGCCGCCGACGGTCTACCGCCGCACGTTCCGCCGGGCCTCGGCGGACACCCCGTAG
- a CDS encoding MFS transporter, whose translation MEKPTETEPIPDASRDTPTPPPLPPLPSPASIGLGGPGGPGGSGGLWNRNFRYFFVARTVALFGDGMIPVALTAGLLGAGRPASSVGFALAAWMGPLAVFVLFGGVLADRFTPRRMMIIADALRLIGASVLAVTFAVGNPPLWSVYVLSSVAGVGAALFQPGVASTVPRVATDVQRANAVLRVSEALMTMAGPAFAGVLVGLASAGAVYAANAATFAVSGACLFLMRLAPAPHDDAVRGTFTAELADGWREFRARSWLWGVIAVWTVYGFAVLGPMLPLTAVLVTQEHGSGAYGMLMAVSGAGSVVGGLTALRLRPSHPLAAGAVALPLVAVNLVVLALGMPLPVLAAGQLLAGAAAAFWLVMWSTTVQTHVPPEALNRLHAYDVAGSLLMVAAGRALAGPVAEAVGAPELLVAAAVINVGVVAVLLVARPIRQLKRMGLA comes from the coding sequence ATGGAGAAGCCGACAGAGACCGAGCCCATTCCCGACGCCTCGCGTGACACTCCAACCCCGCCGCCGCTCCCGCCGCTGCCCTCCCCGGCCTCGATAGGCCTCGGTGGTCCCGGGGGCCCCGGCGGTTCCGGCGGGCTCTGGAACCGTAACTTCCGCTACTTCTTCGTGGCCCGTACGGTCGCGCTCTTCGGCGACGGCATGATCCCCGTGGCCCTCACCGCCGGGCTGCTGGGCGCGGGCCGCCCCGCCTCGTCGGTCGGGTTCGCGCTGGCCGCCTGGATGGGGCCGCTGGCGGTGTTCGTGCTGTTCGGCGGGGTGCTCGCGGACCGGTTCACCCCGCGCCGCATGATGATCATCGCCGATGCGCTGCGGCTGATCGGCGCCTCGGTGCTGGCCGTCACGTTCGCCGTGGGCAACCCGCCGCTCTGGTCGGTCTACGTCCTCAGCTCCGTCGCCGGGGTCGGCGCCGCGCTCTTCCAGCCCGGCGTCGCCTCGACCGTGCCCCGCGTCGCCACCGACGTCCAGCGCGCCAACGCCGTCCTGCGGGTCTCCGAGGCGCTGATGACCATGGCCGGCCCCGCCTTCGCGGGCGTGCTCGTCGGCCTCGCGAGCGCCGGGGCGGTCTACGCGGCCAACGCGGCCACCTTCGCGGTCTCCGGCGCCTGCCTCTTCCTGATGCGCCTGGCCCCCGCCCCGCACGACGACGCGGTACGCGGCACCTTCACCGCCGAACTCGCCGACGGCTGGCGGGAGTTCAGGGCCCGTTCCTGGCTCTGGGGGGTGATCGCCGTCTGGACCGTCTACGGCTTCGCGGTCCTCGGCCCGATGCTCCCGCTCACCGCCGTCCTGGTCACCCAGGAGCACGGCTCGGGGGCGTACGGCATGCTGATGGCGGTCAGCGGGGCGGGCAGCGTCGTCGGCGGGCTCACGGCCCTGCGGCTGCGGCCGTCCCACCCCCTCGCGGCCGGGGCCGTCGCGCTGCCCCTCGTCGCGGTGAACCTGGTGGTGCTGGCCCTCGGGATGCCGCTGCCGGTGCTGGCGGCGGGGCAGTTGCTGGCGGGGGCGGCCGCCGCCTTCTGGCTGGTCATGTGGTCCACCACGGTCCAGACGCACGTCCCGCCGGAGGCTCTGAACCGGCTGCACGCCTACGATGTGGCCGGTTCGCTCCTGATGGTCGCGGCGGGCCGTGCCCTGGCCGGCCCGGTGGCCGAGGCGGTGGGCGCGCCGGAGCTGCTGGTGGCGGCGGCCGTGATCAACGTGGGGGTGGTGGCGGTGCTGCTGGTGGCCCGGCCGATCCGGCAGCTGAAGAGGATGGGGCTCGCGTGA